In uncultured Bacteroides sp., the following proteins share a genomic window:
- a CDS encoding porin family protein — MKQEEEEKWISALRNSLEDYSEPPMAGGWEQLQKELSPVPVAPKKRSYFMYYAAAAAVALLVVVSTAVIMMFNDSSAKYVETAQIPVEVKQITDKKPLKEVISAMTTDDKKSDELALGSSENTASAGNKAQAGKVVTRKYVPTPGNDSGSGEVASSRLSAVLSDNEKPAVEKNNEKSQQDKASEQTTEKKVQTRVEKEKTKDDSSSESQQFNFREVSKPAEHVTELRAVRRKKSRNLLSIGFTTGNSAGITSENSSDMASNVLSDPCFFLNCENALIRNVVSQLDWNHKQPVSFGLSVRKQLSSQFALESGIIYTRLESEASLGTYIRNEQNLNYIGIPLKLNYLFLNRRYVTLYLSGGGMAEKCVSGETKTMNGTTKQSISTDLNVKPLQWSVNGAFGAQFNATRQLGIFIEPGVIYYFDDGSSVETIRKETPFNLNLQFGLRVTY; from the coding sequence ATGAAACAGGAAGAAGAAGAAAAATGGATCAGCGCACTTCGGAACAGTTTGGAAGATTATTCTGAACCGCCCATGGCTGGTGGCTGGGAGCAACTTCAGAAAGAGCTTTCGCCCGTACCCGTTGCGCCCAAGAAACGTTCCTACTTTATGTATTATGCCGCAGCGGCAGCAGTGGCATTGCTAGTGGTTGTTTCAACCGCAGTAATAATGATGTTCAATGATTCATCGGCTAAATACGTGGAAACAGCCCAGATTCCTGTTGAAGTAAAACAAATAACTGATAAAAAGCCATTGAAAGAGGTTATCTCTGCAATGACTACCGATGATAAAAAGAGTGACGAACTGGCTTTGGGTAGTTCTGAAAATACTGCTTCTGCCGGAAACAAGGCTCAAGCCGGAAAAGTAGTAACCAGAAAATATGTGCCAACCCCGGGAAATGATTCAGGTTCCGGAGAAGTAGCTTCATCCAGACTTTCAGCTGTTTTATCTGATAACGAAAAACCAGCTGTCGAAAAGAATAACGAAAAGAGCCAGCAAGATAAGGCCTCTGAACAAACAACCGAAAAGAAGGTACAGACTCGGGTAGAAAAGGAAAAAACAAAAGATGATAGCAGCAGTGAATCGCAGCAGTTTAATTTCAGAGAAGTATCCAAACCGGCAGAGCATGTGACTGAACTGCGGGCAGTACGGAGAAAGAAATCGCGCAATCTGTTATCTATAGGATTTACTACGGGAAACAGTGCCGGTATAACCAGTGAAAATAGTTCTGATATGGCATCCAACGTATTATCCGACCCATGCTTTTTTCTAAACTGCGAAAATGCTTTAATAAGAAATGTAGTTTCTCAGTTAGACTGGAACCACAAACAACCGGTTTCATTTGGTTTGTCTGTCCGCAAACAGCTATCCTCTCAGTTTGCATTGGAGAGTGGAATAATTTATACCCGATTGGAATCGGAAGCATCACTGGGCACTTACATCAGAAATGAACAGAACCTTAATTATATAGGGATTCCGTTGAAACTCAATTACCTGTTTCTGAACAGACGCTACGTAACGCTTTACCTGTCAGGAGGTGGAATGGCGGAGAAATGTGTATCAGGAGAAACCAAAACCATGAATGGTACTACCAAACAAAGCATATCTACAGATTTGAACGTAAAGCCTTTGCAATGGTCGGTGAACGGAGCTTTCGGAGCACAGTTTAATGCCACCCGTCAGCTGGGTATCTTTATAGAACCGGGAGTTATTTACTATTTTGATGACGGATCAAGTGTGGAAACAATCCGCAAAGAGACTCCTTTCAACCTTAACCTGCAGTTTGGTTTACGGGTTACTTATTAA
- a CDS encoding sigma-70 family RNA polymerase sigma factor has product MSETELTERCQAEDNEARRVFYEQYAGQMFGICFRYAGDRDTAQDLLHDGFIKAYSSFNKFTYRGEGSLRAWLSRLMVNVSLDYLRKNEASRQALTLDQVPETVEEPQEEDVSLIPHPVLVKFIAELPVGYRTVFNLSVMEKMSHKEIADQLGINEKSSSSQLFRAKKLLAKRINDYLREHNL; this is encoded by the coding sequence ATGAGTGAAACAGAACTTACAGAACGTTGCCAGGCTGAAGATAATGAAGCAAGGAGGGTATTCTATGAGCAATATGCCGGACAAATGTTTGGCATCTGCTTTCGGTACGCGGGCGATCGGGATACAGCTCAGGATCTTCTGCATGACGGTTTCATTAAAGCATACAGTTCATTCAATAAATTTACGTATCGTGGAGAAGGCTCATTGAGAGCGTGGCTAAGCAGACTTATGGTAAACGTGTCACTCGACTATCTTCGCAAGAACGAGGCAAGCCGGCAGGCACTCACACTTGATCAGGTTCCGGAAACCGTGGAAGAACCACAGGAAGAAGATGTTTCACTGATTCCGCATCCGGTGCTTGTGAAGTTTATTGCCGAGTTGCCTGTAGGGTATCGTACGGTGTTCAATCTGTCCGTCATGGAAAAAATGTCGCACAAGGAGATTGCCGACCAACTTGGAATCAACGAAAAGAGCTCGTCATCACAGCTTTTCCGGGCAAAGAAACTATTGGCTAAAAGAATTAACGACTATTTAAGGGAACATAATCTATGA